A genomic segment from Pyrodictium occultum encodes:
- a CDS encoding 30S ribosomal protein S9, translated as MQAEKPIRIVVSTGKRKTSIARAVIKPGKGRVWVNGVPVEIWPIEMARWKMMEPLLLAGEEIANSVDIRVTVRGGGYMSQADAVRMAIARGLVAYTGSEELRKIYEEYDRSMLAGDPRQTEPEKPMRRSARRRWQKSYR; from the coding sequence CTGCAGGCTGAGAAGCCAATACGTATAGTCGTATCGACGGGCAAGAGGAAGACCAGCATAGCTAGGGCCGTGATCAAGCCTGGGAAGGGCAGGGTCTGGGTCAATGGGGTCCCGGTGGAGATTTGGCCTATAGAGATGGCCCGCTGGAAGATGATGGAGCCGCTGCTCCTTGCGGGTGAGGAGATAGCCAACAGTGTTGATATACGTGTAACAGTTCGTGGCGGCGGTTACATGAGTCAGGCCGACGCAGTCCGCATGGCTATAGCAAGGGGGCTCGTAGCCTATACCGGGAGCGAGGAGCTGCGCAAGATCTACGAGGAGTACGACCGGTCCATGCTGGCCGGCGACCCGAGGCAGACGGAGCCAGAGAAGCCCATGAGGAGGAGCGCGAGGAGGCGCTGGCAGAAGAGCTACAGGTGA
- a CDS encoding DNA-directed RNA polymerase subunit N: MITPIRCFTCGAPLAQYWEEFRKRVEAGEDPTKVLDDLGVRRYCCRKTLLTHVPAIYEVRRFKRVL, encoded by the coding sequence ATGATTACCCCTATACGCTGTTTTACCTGCGGAGCCCCGCTCGCCCAGTACTGGGAGGAGTTCCGTAAGCGGGTTGAGGCTGGCGAGGATCCCACCAAGGTTCTAGACGATCTTGGCGTCAGGAGGTACTGTTGCAGGAAGACCCTGCTAACCCATGTGCCTGCCATATACGAGGTGCGCAGGTTTAAGCGTGTGCTCTAG
- the rpsB gene encoding 30S ribosomal protein S2 encodes MSQEAGRQQGTGRTVELLVPLERYLSAGMHIGTHICTAYMRRFVYRVRPDGLYILDIRKTDERLWVAAKFLARFDPSKIVAVSVRQYGQRPVQKFCTYIGCKALTGRILPGTFTNPSLEWYIEPEVIVVSDPRADSQAVDEAARMGIPVVALADTDNRVENIDLVIPVNNKGRRSLALTYWILAREILREQGKLQPGQDLPEPPEAFEFKVRRR; translated from the coding sequence ATGAGCCAGGAGGCGGGCAGGCAGCAGGGTACTGGTAGGACAGTCGAGCTGCTAGTACCGCTGGAGCGCTACCTCTCAGCAGGCATGCACATCGGCACGCATATCTGCACAGCATACATGAGGAGGTTCGTCTACCGCGTTAGGCCCGACGGCCTCTACATACTCGATATAAGGAAGACCGACGAGAGGCTCTGGGTGGCTGCTAAGTTCCTCGCGCGCTTTGACCCCTCAAAGATAGTGGCTGTCTCTGTGAGGCAGTACGGGCAGAGGCCGGTGCAGAAGTTCTGCACCTACATAGGCTGCAAGGCGCTCACGGGGAGGATTCTTCCGGGCACCTTTACCAACCCGAGCCTAGAGTGGTACATAGAGCCTGAGGTGATAGTGGTAAGCGATCCACGCGCTGACAGCCAGGCTGTGGACGAAGCGGCGAGGATGGGTATACCTGTAGTCGCTCTGGCCGACACCGATAACAGAGTCGAGAATATCGACCTCGTGATACCGGTTAACAACAAGGGTAGGAGGAGCCTGGCTCTAACCTACTGGATACTCGCCAGGGAGATACTAAGGGAGCAGGGTAAGCTCCAGCCCGGCCAGGACCTGCCGGAGCCTCCGGAGGCCTTTGAGTTCAAGGTGCGCCGGCGCTAG
- the amrB gene encoding AmmeMemoRadiSam system protein B, producing MAAYTSRVAGGKRLPAVAGLFYEADPKALKAQIEWAFRHPLGPRKLPEVSSERKPVSKGFVVPHAGYMYSGPVAAHAYYQLALEGPAETYVIIGPNHTGLGEIVSVYPGGVWVTPLGEVEVDAELARAIIEASSYAAPDELAHREEHSVEVQVPFLQYLFGNRFRIVPIVVYEQTPRVSEDLGRAILEAVEKTGRDIVVLASSDFTHYEPHDVASSKDKLAIDAILELDPVKLYETITKYNITMCGPGAVMAMLYYARGKGAGTARLLRYATSGDVAGDKSSVVGYAAIQVY from the coding sequence ATGGCCGCCTACACGAGCCGGGTTGCAGGCGGAAAGAGGCTCCCCGCCGTGGCGGGGCTATTCTACGAGGCCGACCCCAAGGCGCTGAAGGCCCAGATAGAGTGGGCCTTCCGCCACCCACTAGGCCCGCGCAAACTCCCCGAGGTAAGTAGTGAGAGGAAGCCGGTGAGCAAGGGCTTCGTAGTGCCTCACGCAGGCTACATGTATAGCGGCCCTGTGGCCGCGCATGCCTACTACCAGCTGGCTCTGGAGGGTCCTGCCGAGACCTACGTGATAATTGGGCCTAACCACACGGGGCTCGGCGAGATAGTCTCGGTGTATCCGGGTGGCGTCTGGGTTACTCCTCTTGGCGAGGTAGAGGTTGACGCCGAGCTGGCCAGGGCCATAATAGAGGCTAGCAGCTACGCTGCGCCCGACGAGCTAGCGCACCGCGAGGAGCACAGCGTCGAGGTCCAGGTGCCTTTCCTCCAGTACCTCTTCGGCAACCGGTTCCGCATAGTGCCCATAGTGGTGTATGAGCAGACGCCCAGGGTCTCTGAGGACCTTGGAAGGGCGATACTAGAGGCTGTGGAGAAGACTGGCCGTGATATTGTAGTCCTGGCTAGTAGCGACTTCACGCACTACGAGCCGCACGACGTCGCCTCGTCGAAGGACAAGCTGGCTATAGATGCTATACTCGAGCTCGACCCCGTGAAGCTCTACGAGACCATAACGAAGTATAATATAACGATGTGCGGCCCGGGCGCTGTGATGGCTATGCTGTACTATGCCCGTGGAAAGGGGGCCGGCACGGCCAGGCTGCTCCGCTACGCCACCAGCGGCGACGTAGCCGGGGATAAGAGCAGTGTCGTAGGCTACGCCGCCATACAGGTTTACTAG
- a CDS encoding isopentenyl phosphate kinase — MQAGGRRGRPSGVRVVKIGGSVLTDKKSFRLNYRVVDRVAEEVARALDEGTRLGIVLGGGSYGHITAHNAQNLGAPAAEALSLVAMYMLELAMGVADILSSKGVNPLIYPPHSFCSPEGLVPRCNWAGIERDMAVGITPIVYGDVYACSGGWCIVSGDELAVEMACRLGSPQLIYVTDVDGILDPGGRLVEEARLEELEGLTLREPGDKVDVTGGLRRKIKAVKANRCPGLHEVLVVNGLRPGRIYSALTGRGVGTRIIL; from the coding sequence ATGCAGGCCGGGGGCCGGCGTGGGCGACCCAGTGGAGTTCGTGTTGTAAAGATAGGCGGCAGCGTGCTCACCGACAAGAAGAGCTTCAGGCTAAACTACCGAGTGGTAGACCGCGTGGCCGAGGAGGTGGCAAGGGCGCTAGACGAGGGGACACGCCTCGGGATAGTCCTGGGCGGCGGCAGTTATGGGCACATCACGGCCCATAATGCTCAAAACCTCGGCGCCCCCGCGGCGGAGGCTCTCTCGCTGGTAGCCATGTACATGCTTGAGCTTGCTATGGGGGTAGCGGATATCCTCTCCTCCAAGGGGGTTAACCCGCTCATCTACCCTCCTCACAGCTTCTGCAGCCCCGAGGGCCTAGTCCCCCGGTGCAACTGGGCCGGCATAGAGCGTGACATGGCCGTAGGCATAACACCTATCGTGTACGGCGACGTATACGCCTGCAGCGGGGGGTGGTGCATAGTATCCGGCGACGAGCTGGCTGTGGAGATGGCCTGCCGCCTCGGCAGCCCACAGCTGATATATGTCACTGATGTAGACGGTATCCTGGACCCTGGAGGAAGGCTTGTCGAAGAGGCCCGTCTGGAGGAGCTTGAGGGCCTGACACTGAGGGAGCCTGGGGACAAGGTGGATGTAACGGGCGGCCTTAGGAGGAAGATCAAGGCGGTGAAGGCCAACCGCTGCCCGGGGCTACACGAGGTGCTCGTGGTGAACGGGCTCCGCCCCGGCAGGATCTACAGCGCCCTCACTGGGCGCGGTGTAGGCACACGCATAATCCTCTAG
- the fni gene encoding type 2 isopentenyl-diphosphate Delta-isomerase, whose product MTATSPRKLDHIRVTVDSIVEHGVTTLLEEVEIVYKALPEASLDGIDMGLRFLGKKLSAPLMVTGMTGGHAAATRINCAIARAVEELGLAMGVGSQRAAIEDPGLAETFSIARRCAPSAVIVANIGVPQLVKGYGVGEARKAIEMLDADAIAIHLNAAQEAFQPEGDTDYLGAVEKIRELVEKLDKPVIVKETGHGIGMEAAMLLRSAGVRIIDVSGAGGTSWVRVESYRARAKGDEILAEAAESFSSFGIPTAQAVVEARWAAPDACIIASGGIRSGLDAAKAIALGADLAGVALPVINAYARGGEQGVKALLERIVAEIRAAMFLTGSRSLEELRSTSLILKPGLRSILESRGVDVQLYLNGTRLLYKPGSGCSPV is encoded by the coding sequence TTGACGGCTACATCGCCCAGGAAGCTCGACCATATAAGGGTCACGGTAGACAGCATTGTAGAGCACGGCGTAACCACCCTGCTAGAGGAGGTAGAGATAGTCTACAAGGCTCTACCCGAGGCATCGTTAGACGGCATAGACATGGGCTTAAGGTTCCTGGGTAAGAAGCTCTCAGCACCGCTAATGGTAACGGGCATGACCGGAGGCCACGCCGCGGCTACGCGGATCAACTGCGCCATAGCCAGGGCGGTTGAGGAGCTAGGCCTAGCCATGGGGGTTGGGAGCCAGAGGGCCGCCATAGAGGACCCGGGTCTCGCGGAAACCTTCTCCATAGCTCGTAGGTGCGCCCCCTCCGCGGTGATAGTGGCTAACATAGGTGTGCCGCAGCTGGTGAAGGGGTATGGCGTGGGAGAGGCCAGGAAGGCTATAGAGATGCTGGACGCTGATGCTATAGCAATACACCTAAACGCTGCTCAGGAGGCCTTCCAGCCGGAGGGCGATACCGACTACCTGGGAGCGGTGGAGAAGATAAGAGAGCTTGTAGAGAAGCTGGACAAGCCAGTCATAGTCAAGGAGACGGGCCACGGCATCGGCATGGAGGCTGCCATGCTCCTCCGCTCAGCCGGCGTAAGGATAATAGACGTCTCGGGCGCAGGCGGCACAAGCTGGGTCAGGGTGGAGAGCTACCGCGCCCGGGCCAAGGGTGACGAGATCCTAGCTGAGGCGGCGGAGTCCTTCTCCAGCTTCGGCATACCCACCGCGCAGGCAGTGGTGGAGGCCAGGTGGGCCGCCCCCGACGCCTGCATAATAGCTAGCGGGGGCATACGCTCGGGGCTCGACGCGGCCAAGGCCATAGCGCTCGGCGCCGACCTGGCCGGCGTAGCCCTCCCCGTGATAAACGCCTACGCTCGGGGCGGCGAGCAGGGGGTGAAGGCACTCCTAGAAAGAATAGTGGCCGAGATCCGCGCAGCCATGTTCCTCACCGGGTCACGCAGCCTAGAGGAGCTGCGCAGCACGAGCCTCATCCTTAAACCAGGGCTGCGCAGCATCCTCGAGTCCCGGGGCGTGGATGTTCAGCTATACCTTAATGGCACCCGGCTACTGTACAAGCCTGGCAGCGGCTGCTCCCCCGTGTAG
- a CDS encoding polyprenyl synthetase family protein, with product MPQLSERLRNYIARVASLVDGYIYARVYGEPEDLYNAALHLIRAGGKRLRPVIVVAVAEALGEEAEKALPFAASVELVHNFTLIHDDIMDRDEFRRGVPTVHKLWGEPLAITAGDLLYAKAFETLIDARGRGVPAERVARAVQVLARASSTIAEGQAMDIMFEEEEEVDVEDYLKMIHKKTGALFEASAVLGGLVATDNEDILASLASYGKSLGIAFQIRDDILGIIGDEKELGKPVGSDIRKGKKTLPIIYALSRLEGEAREKLFSVLGNNEATRKELEEAARLIRESGAIDYAEKLASRYSEQALSALRVLPQNEYREMLEELASFAVSRTR from the coding sequence TTGCCCCAGCTGTCCGAGAGGCTTAGAAACTACATAGCTAGGGTAGCAAGCCTGGTCGACGGCTACATATACGCCCGGGTCTACGGCGAGCCGGAGGACCTATACAACGCGGCACTCCACCTGATACGAGCCGGCGGGAAGAGGCTACGCCCAGTAATAGTGGTGGCTGTCGCCGAGGCTCTGGGGGAAGAGGCTGAGAAGGCTCTACCCTTCGCAGCCTCGGTAGAGCTAGTGCATAACTTTACCCTCATCCACGACGATATAATGGACCGGGACGAGTTCCGCCGCGGGGTGCCCACAGTCCACAAGCTGTGGGGGGAGCCGCTAGCGATAACTGCGGGCGACCTCCTCTACGCTAAGGCCTTCGAGACGCTCATAGACGCCCGTGGCAGAGGGGTCCCGGCCGAACGAGTGGCGAGAGCCGTCCAGGTGCTAGCCAGGGCCTCGTCAACGATAGCGGAGGGCCAGGCCATGGACATAATGTTTGAGGAAGAGGAGGAGGTAGATGTAGAGGACTACCTGAAGATGATACACAAGAAGACTGGCGCCCTCTTCGAGGCCTCGGCGGTCCTCGGCGGGCTTGTGGCGACAGACAACGAGGATATCCTCGCCTCCCTCGCGAGCTACGGCAAGAGTCTTGGCATAGCGTTCCAGATAAGAGACGATATACTGGGCATTATAGGCGACGAGAAAGAGCTGGGTAAGCCCGTTGGAAGCGATATAAGGAAGGGCAAGAAGACCCTCCCCATAATCTATGCCCTCTCCCGCCTCGAGGGGGAGGCGAGGGAGAAGCTCTTCTCCGTGCTCGGGAACAACGAGGCCACGAGGAAGGAGCTGGAGGAGGCTGCCAGGCTCATACGGGAGAGCGGCGCCATAGACTATGCGGAGAAGCTAGCAAGCCGCTATAGCGAGCAAGCTCTATCAGCGCTCCGCGTGCTCCCCCAAAACGAGTACCGGGAGATGCTTGAGGAGCTCGCAAGCTTCGCCGTCTCCAGAACGAGGTAG
- a CDS encoding DUF2118 domain-containing protein — protein sequence MPGDDSCHKYPYLIPQLFIEGLESSDYLVLRNGVAQRSRGCPEGERCFGKAIYGVELESIVDLVAKKSRRSFIVVLPREYRRGLLVEAGSPVEPIPLEGMRVVLEVCEGSRVGVQSTLGFIATRKLEVRRIRSHVKGVVVYIYSSPEAGPDKNIVLVAPEEVVKEIDVQS from the coding sequence GTGCCGGGGGACGATAGCTGCCACAAGTACCCCTACCTTATACCCCAGCTCTTTATCGAGGGGCTCGAGTCCAGCGACTACCTTGTGCTGAGGAACGGTGTAGCTCAGCGCTCCAGGGGCTGCCCGGAGGGCGAGAGGTGCTTCGGCAAGGCCATCTACGGCGTGGAGCTGGAGAGTATAGTGGACCTGGTGGCCAAGAAGTCCAGGAGGAGCTTCATAGTGGTGCTCCCCCGGGAGTACCGGAGAGGCCTGCTAGTCGAGGCAGGCAGCCCCGTGGAGCCTATACCCTTGGAGGGTATGCGTGTAGTTCTCGAGGTATGCGAGGGCAGTAGGGTCGGTGTGCAGAGCACCCTGGGCTTCATAGCCACTAGGAAGCTGGAGGTACGCCGTATTCGCAGCCACGTGAAGGGTGTCGTCGTCTATATCTACTCTTCCCCTGAGGCAGGGCCTGATAAGAACATAGTGCTGGTAGCCCCCGAGGAGGTGGTGAAGGAGATTGACGTACAATCCTGA
- a CDS encoding glutamate--tRNA ligase, which produces MTYNPDEVRELARAYALLNAVEHGGRAAVGPVMGKIMAERPDLRAHAREIAGIVREIVAEVNKLPLEEQKRLLEEHYSWVKERLAKPREQERGLPPLPGAEEGKVVTRFAPNPDFIIHLGNARPAILSYEYKVMYKGRMILRFEDTDPRTKTPLPEAYELIKQDLKWLGVRWDEEYIQSLRIPIYYQVARQLLEKGHAYVDDRPAEEFRRYRDAGKLAEYPPRLRAPEENLELWDRMLEGWLSEGEAVVRIKTDPRHPDPSVRDWVALRIIDTSRHPHPLVGDRYVVWPTYNLAAAVDDHMMGVTHILRAKEHMQNTIKQKYIYGYMGWKYPNVIHFGRLKLEGFIMSKSTLKRLLDQGIGAGLDDPRFATIAGLRRRGITAEAIRRVILDVGVKYTDASISYANLAAVNRAIVDPAARRIMAAIPPLPLVVNDIPWEERWLEIPYHPSGKLGSRRILVKGPSTTIYVSRSDRGLLEPGRVVRLMEAFNIEVVDASESRVVARFHSMGLEEARKHQAPIIQWVPGDAALQLELLVPEGLDLVQRRGLVEAAAAELRPGEVVQLVRMGFARVDALETEDGSARKIVAIFAHE; this is translated from the coding sequence TTGACGTACAATCCTGACGAGGTGCGCGAGCTGGCGAGGGCGTACGCGCTGCTCAACGCGGTAGAGCATGGGGGGAGAGCGGCAGTAGGCCCGGTAATGGGCAAGATTATGGCTGAACGGCCCGACTTGAGGGCTCACGCTAGGGAGATAGCCGGCATAGTCCGCGAGATAGTTGCAGAGGTAAATAAGCTGCCTCTCGAGGAGCAGAAAAGGCTGCTGGAGGAACACTATAGCTGGGTTAAGGAGAGGCTTGCGAAGCCGAGAGAGCAGGAGAGGGGCCTGCCACCGCTCCCCGGCGCCGAGGAGGGTAAGGTTGTAACACGCTTCGCCCCTAACCCGGACTTCATAATACACTTGGGCAACGCTAGACCAGCAATACTGAGCTACGAGTACAAGGTCATGTACAAGGGCAGGATGATTCTCCGCTTCGAGGATACAGATCCAAGGACCAAGACACCGCTCCCGGAGGCCTACGAGCTCATAAAGCAGGATCTCAAGTGGCTCGGCGTCAGGTGGGACGAGGAATACATACAGAGCCTGCGCATCCCGATATACTACCAGGTTGCCAGGCAGCTGCTTGAGAAGGGCCACGCCTACGTCGATGATAGGCCCGCGGAGGAGTTTCGCCGGTACCGTGACGCTGGTAAGCTGGCGGAGTATCCTCCCAGGCTGAGGGCGCCGGAGGAGAACCTAGAGCTATGGGACAGGATGCTGGAGGGCTGGCTCTCCGAGGGCGAGGCTGTGGTCAGGATTAAGACGGACCCACGCCATCCAGACCCCAGCGTGAGAGACTGGGTAGCCCTCCGCATTATAGATACTAGCCGCCACCCTCACCCCCTCGTGGGGGACCGCTACGTTGTGTGGCCCACTTACAACCTGGCAGCGGCAGTAGATGACCACATGATGGGTGTCACTCACATACTGAGGGCCAAGGAGCATATGCAGAACACTATCAAGCAGAAATACATATACGGCTACATGGGCTGGAAGTACCCGAACGTCATTCACTTTGGTAGGCTGAAGCTGGAAGGCTTCATAATGAGCAAGTCTACACTTAAGAGGCTTCTCGACCAGGGTATAGGAGCCGGTCTTGACGACCCCAGGTTCGCCACTATAGCGGGGCTCCGGAGGCGCGGCATAACAGCCGAGGCCATAAGGAGGGTTATACTCGACGTAGGCGTCAAGTACACGGATGCGAGCATCAGCTACGCTAACCTAGCCGCCGTCAACCGGGCTATAGTGGACCCGGCAGCCCGCAGGATCATGGCGGCCATACCCCCGCTGCCCCTCGTTGTAAATGATATACCCTGGGAGGAGCGCTGGCTCGAGATACCCTACCACCCATCCGGCAAGCTGGGATCGAGGAGGATACTGGTGAAGGGTCCATCCACGACCATATATGTGTCGCGGAGCGACCGAGGTCTACTGGAGCCGGGAAGAGTAGTGAGGCTGATGGAGGCCTTTAACATCGAGGTTGTGGATGCATCGGAGAGCCGCGTGGTGGCCAGGTTCCATAGCATGGGCCTCGAGGAGGCCAGGAAGCACCAGGCTCCAATAATCCAGTGGGTTCCCGGAGACGCTGCACTCCAGCTGGAGCTGCTAGTCCCCGAGGGGCTTGACCTGGTGCAGCGCCGCGGCCTCGTCGAGGCAGCGGCGGCGGAGCTGAGGCCTGGGGAGGTAGTGCAGCTTGTCCGCATGGGCTTTGCCCGCGTCGACGCGCTTGAGACGGAGGACGGCTCTGCAAGGAAAATAGTAGCTATATTTGCCCACGAGTAG